The following nucleotide sequence is from Streptomyces sp. NBC_00239.
TGCAGGGTCCGGCGCTGGTACTGGGGCAGCCGGGTGCGGACGATCCCCTCGACGTCGAGCAGGTGCATGTACGGGTTCGCGAACTTCGGGGACTTGTCCACGCCGATGCGGATCCGGTGCTTCCCGTTGTCCGGGGTGTAGTCGATCTGGTCCCCGTCCATCTGGCGGGTCCAGCCCTTGGGCACCCACAGGGTGAACCCCTCCGGGTCCTGGACCTCCTTCCAGCCGGCCGGCGCCGCCCCGGGCCCGCCCTGCCCGTCGGTGCTGCCGGAGGTGGTGGTCTCCCGCGAGCCGGCACCCTCTGCGGAGTCGCCGTAGTACTTGAGGATGCCGAAGGCGATGCCGCCGCCGAGCAGCGCCGCCACCACGGCCACGACGGCCGCGCGCCGGACGCGTCCCGCGGAGGGCCGCCACGGCGCGCCGGACGAGGGCTGCGGGTGCCGGAGCGACTGCTGAGGCTGCTGCGGCTGTTGCGACTGCGGGTACTGCTGGTGCTGAGCGGGCTGCGGGTGGGGCTGCTGCGGCTGGTGCTGGGCGCGGGGAAGCTGGCGCCGGGGCTGGTGGTGGTGCGGGTGCTGCTGCTGCGGGTGCCGCTGGGGCAGCGGCGTGGTCGGCGCCTGGCCGTCCGGGCCCGAGGCCGCCGGGGCGGCGGCCGAGCCCGTCGACGGGGCCGACGCGGCGGTCCGGGCGGCGCCCTCGGGGCCGAACTGCTGGGTCGGCACGTAGGCGTGGGCCGACCGCGGTTCGCGGCCCTCCATCGCCTCGATCAGCATCTGCTCGACCTCGTCGGCCGCGGGCCGCTCGGTCGGGTCCTTGCGCAGCAGGGCCGTGATGACCGGGCCCAGCGCGCCCGACTGCCGCGGCGGCGGCGGGTCCTCGTGCACGACGGCCTGCAGGCTGGAGATGGGCGAGGTCCGGCGGAACGGCGACCGGGCCTCGACGGCCGTGTAGAGGGTCGCGCCCAGCGACCACAGGTCGGAGGCCGGGGCGGGGGCGCCTCCGGTGACCCGCTCGGGCGCCAGGTAGTCGATGGAGCCCACGAGTTCGCCGGTGCGCGTGATCGAGGTGTCGCCCTCGATCGCGGCGATGCCGAAGTCCGTGAGCAGCACCCGGCCGTCCTTGGCCAGCAGCACGTTTCCGGGCTTCACGTCCCGGTGGAAGACGCCCACCGCGTGCGCGGCGCGCAGCGCGCCCAGGACGTGCA
It contains:
- a CDS encoding serine/threonine-protein kinase; translation: MNQRTGAGAVLAGRYRLGESIGSGGMGKVWRAHDEVLHRTVAVKELTAGLYVAEADRAVLHARTQKEARAAARIAHPAVVTVHDVLEHDDRPWIVMEYIDGPSLADAAKAAGRIEPREAARIGLHVLGALRAAHAVGVFHRDVKPGNVLLAKDGRVLLTDFGIAAIEGDTSITRTGELVGSIDYLAPERVTGGAPAPASDLWSLGATLYTAVEARSPFRRTSPISSLQAVVHEDPPPPRQSGALGPVITALLRKDPTERPAADEVEQMLIEAMEGREPRSAHAYVPTQQFGPEGAARTAASAPSTGSAAAPAASGPDGQAPTTPLPQRHPQQQHPHHHQPRRQLPRAQHQPQQPHPQPAQHQQYPQSQQPQQPQQSLRHPQPSSGAPWRPSAGRVRRAAVVAVVAALLGGGIAFGILKYYGDSAEGAGSRETTTSGSTDGQGGPGAAPAGWKEVQDPEGFTLWVPKGWTRQMDGDQIDYTPDNGKHRIRIGVDKSPKFANPYMHLLDVEGIVRTRLPQYQRRTLHPNTFRDRTQAGIWEFTWTEKKDFPGKRHAIDQMYVAPDGVEYAIYMSGPESTWSKTRGQFDTVLRGWRAP